The following coding sequences lie in one Capsicum annuum cultivar UCD-10X-F1 chromosome 5, UCD10Xv1.1, whole genome shotgun sequence genomic window:
- the LOC107872314 gene encoding uncharacterized protein LOC107872314, which produces MQGRVFPQMRSKSPVKSCSWSSPRKKLTEGFNGHQDSSQHRSPVMYKEDRVRTSPRTSLTEEAIAPQRRDSPSYTARRLNYMRDVDALQEQRHPRSLSSRRSPPNRVFTRSNRRVENLDHRERADDDEYFDGTIHTDNLNLEYIGRYAFVHVFASILSLVGRPRNVLLVNAACNLNFQKMKMN; this is translated from the coding sequence ATGCAGGGAAGAGTTTTCCCTCAAATGCGGTCTAAATCTCCTGTCAAATCCTGTAGTTGGTCCTCTCCTCGGAAGAAATTGACAGAAGGATTCAATGGTCATCAAGATTCATCTCAGCACAGGTCTCCAGTTATGTACAAGGAAGATAGGGTGAGGACTTCTCCACGAACTTCTTTAACTGAAGAAGCAATAGCTCCTCAAAGGCGTGACTCTCCATCATATACTGCTCGTCGTCTGAATTATATGAGGGATGTGGATGCTTTACAGGAGCAGAGGCATCCGAGGTCTCTTTCTAGCAGAAGAAGTCCACCTAATCGGGTATTTACTAGAAGCAATAGGAGAGTTGAGAATTTAGATCATCGAGAGAGGGCTGATGATGATGAGTACTTTGATGGGACGATACACACTGATAATTTAAACCTCGAATATATTGGGAGGTATGCATTTGTGCATGTTTTTGCTTCAATCTTGTCGCTAGTAGGCCGTCCAAGGAACGTGCTTCTTGTCAACGCTGCCTGCAATTTGAACTTCCAGAAGATGAAAATGAACTAG